The Thermoproteales archaeon DNA segment TTTGATATTTTCGAAATTGAGGCTTCGTCTATTTGTTCTAGTATTTTTATATGAAACGGGACATTATACTTTTTCAACAATAAGGAAATTAGCGAAACAGATGTTATGCCATCTGCATCGTAGTGTGAAATTAAGAGAACAGGGTCTTTTATATCAAGAATTTGCTTTACAAAGTTGGTTTTTGCACTTTTTAGAAAATTCAGAAAAGCTTTATAGTTATTTCTCTCCATGTCTGAAACCGGCGTTGATTAGGCAAATATGCTTATTTTCTCTGGTTTATATTCCCAATCGCTTGGTAGTACACCACGAGATTTATAATATTTTGCCAGTCGCCTGATTTTTGATTCTATAAGTTGTAAGCCTCTTTTAGAATGGAAATCTTTGGGGTGCTCTTCTAGATGTCTGCGTACCCTCTTTGCTCTTCTTATTAGATTATAGAGATCTTCGGGTATTTCTGGAGCGAGACTTTTTTCTCTTAATATTTGTGTTATCTTTTTCTTAGTAACCATTTTTGCAAGCGGAATTCCATACTGATCTCGTAATATTATTCCTATCATGGATGGAGGGAAGCCTTTTTTGACTAACGATATTATCATATCTTCAACTTCCATGGGAGAGTACTTCACCCACGGCGGTAGAGACCTTATGGCTGGACGCGTAGAGTGAGATTGCCCTTTCTTTTTACTCTTTCTCACATTCCCACCTTTTCCTCACAATTCTGCTGGGGTTTATAAAAGCTTCGCTCTTTATATTTTCTTTTCCTTCTCTCTCCAACGTAACGGCCTCTTAACCTAATCTCTTTCACTCTGTTTAATACAGAGTCTACATATTCGCCCATTATTTCTCTATATCCCCTAACAAAACTATCAAACGCTACCTTGACATAGTTTGGATGCGTACTCTCTAGTGCTCTAAGAAAAAGATGGATATCTACAGCTCTATCTTCTAATTCCTTACTAAAATATCCCAAACCGAAATCTATGAGGAAAACCTTGCCTCCTGAAACGATCATATTGGATGTTGTTAAATCTCCATGAACAATACCTGCTTTATGCAGTAAGCCGACTTCCCTTCCTATCGCATGAAAAATCTTGCGTAAATCCGATTCCGGAAGTTTATCCAGTATATCTCTTAACTTTTTTCCCTTGATGTAATCTATGATAATAGTTGCATTGTGTGCGTCCACGTATAGAACTGTTGGAACAGGCACACCTATACATTTCGAGTATGCCAGCAACTTAGCTTCAAGAATTGTTCTCTTTGATCGAATCCTACTATCAAGCGTTGCGTCTCTGTAAGCTTTTCTAACTCTGGTTTTACGAACTACTTCGAAATCATAGAACTTTGTTTTTACCAGTATGGCTTCTGCGCCAATACCTAAGATCTCCATAAAATATCTACCTCGTCTAAACGCCAAAAAGGCATTATAAAGCTTTCATTAACAGGAATTTTTATTCCTGAAATATAGGCTAGGTATCCAGTATATGCTATCATCGCGCCATTGTCTCCAGCATATTCTGATTTCACGCTCGCGAATTTAGCTTTATGTATCTTGCACATTGTTGAAAGTTTTTCTTGAAGTATCCTACTTCGTGCGACTCCTCCAGTTAAAACTACTTCTTTCTTTTTCGTATGTACCAGGGCACGCTCTGTAACTTCGACAAGCATGCTATACGCGACTTCGATGAGACTATAGCATAAATCTTCGATCGAGCTTCCTTTCTTATATAGTTGAAGAGCCTTTGTCAATAATCCAGAATAGGACACGTCTTGACCTTTAACTATGTAAGGTAACT contains these protein-coding regions:
- a CDS encoding 30S ribosomal protein S15 produces the protein MRKSKKKGQSHSTRPAIRSLPPWVKYSPMEVEDMIISLVKKGFPPSMIGIILRDQYGIPLAKMVTKKKITQILREKSLAPEIPEDLYNLIRRAKRVRRHLEEHPKDFHSKRGLQLIESKIRRLAKYYKSRGVLPSDWEYKPEKISIFA
- a CDS encoding Kae1-associated kinase Bud32; the protein is MEILGIGAEAILVKTKFYDFEVVRKTRVRKAYRDATLDSRIRSKRTILEAKLLAYSKCIGVPVPTVLYVDAHNATIIIDYIKGKKLRDILDKLPESDLRKIFHAIGREVGLLHKAGIVHGDLTTSNMIVSGGKVFLIDFGLGYFSKELEDRAVDIHLFLRALESTHPNYVKVAFDSFVRGYREIMGEYVDSVLNRVKEIRLRGRYVGERRKRKYKERSFYKPQQNCEEKVGM